A section of the Verrucomicrobiota bacterium genome encodes:
- a CDS encoding four helix bundle suffix domain-containing protein: MAELFDKHGGFRRLHSFTLATIVQLETLCFCRRFLTQDHREAAGKFYDPKGRQYDQMTQAARSGRQNIIEGSERSSTSKDTEMKLTDVGRASLSELRGDYEIFILDRGELPWSCHAPEARAVNEVSLDQAPFTDDMVHESAKHALQQRRKYARWLDAEDPVVVANAMLIIIGRALNMLKSQIAAQGEAFEQTGGFSERLTARRIQARDERLNAEPAPVCPQCAKPMRRRKSAKGEFWGCAGFPECKGTRPA, from the coding sequence ATGGCTGAACTTTTCGACAAACACGGCGGGTTCCGCAGGCTCCACTCGTTCACGTTGGCGACCATCGTCCAACTCGAAACGCTGTGCTTTTGCCGCCGGTTCCTGACGCAGGACCATCGGGAAGCCGCCGGGAAATTCTATGATCCCAAGGGCCGGCAATACGACCAGATGACCCAGGCCGCGCGCAGCGGCCGGCAGAATATCATTGAGGGCTCGGAACGTTCGTCCACCTCGAAGGACACCGAGATGAAACTCACCGACGTGGGGCGGGCGAGCCTGAGTGAATTGCGCGGCGACTATGAGATCTTCATCCTGGACCGGGGCGAGCTGCCGTGGTCTTGCCATGCTCCGGAAGCCCGGGCGGTGAACGAGGTCTCGCTTGACCAGGCGCCGTTCACCGACGACATGGTCCATGAATCGGCCAAGCATGCGCTGCAGCAGCGGCGGAAGTATGCCCGCTGGCTGGACGCCGAAGACCCGGTGGTAGTCGCCAATGCGATGCTCATCATCATCGGGCGTGCGCTGAACATGCTCAAAAGCCAGATTGCAGCGCAAGGCGAGGCGTTCGAACAGACCGGTGGTTTCAGCGAGCGGTTGACGGCCCGGCGAATCCAGGCTCGCGATGAGCGACTGAATGCCGAACCGGCTCCGGTGTGCCCGCAGTGCGCCAAACCCATGCGCCGCCGGAAATCCGCGAAAGGGGAGTTCTGGGGTTGCGCCGGCTTCCCCGAGTGCAAAGGAACAAGGCCCGCATGA